A genomic region of Hippoglossus hippoglossus isolate fHipHip1 chromosome 8, fHipHip1.pri, whole genome shotgun sequence contains the following coding sequences:
- the LOC117766238 gene encoding probable ATP-dependent RNA helicase DDX17 isoform X2, with amino-acid sequence MRGSCGDRDRDRGRDRGPRFGSSRGGPPPGKKFGNPGDRLRKKRWDLEELPKFEKNFYNEHPEVQRMSQYDLEEFRRKKEITIRGSGCPKPVSTFHQAHFPQYVMDVLMQQNFKEPTAIQAQGFPLALSGRDMVGIAQTGSGKTLSYLLPAIVHINHQPYLERGDGPICLVLAPTRELAQQVQQVAHDYGKSSRIKTTCVYGGAPKGPQIRDLERGVEICIATPGRLIDFLEAGKTNLQRCTYLVLDEADRMLDMGFEPQIRKIVDQIRPDRQTLMWSATWPKDVRQLAEDFLKDYVQINVGALELSANHNILQIVDVCMENEKDQKLIQLMEEIMAEKENKTIIFVETKKRCDDLTRRMRRDGWPAMCIHGDKSQPERDWVLTEFRSGKAPILIATDVASRGLDVEDVKFVINYDYPNSSEDYIHRIGRTARSTNKGTAYTFFTPGNLRQARELIRVLEEARQAINPKLLQMVDTGRGGGGGGGRLRFRATSNSNNPNLMYQDECEQRMRSVSGGGGGSKESRSSSSNYSRDNRDSRSGSGRDGDRSSSSSSSSYRDRSSRDGGRSSSSNSYDQNQNNNNSSSRNASGSGDSPTPSSAPKPLMAQQFNPPQPIMGLMGHSPFQFAPPPPPPTPGRK; translated from the exons ATGAGAGGCTCGTGCGGGGACAGAGACCGAGACCGCGGCCGTGACAGGGG CCCTCGTTTCGGGTCCAGCAGAGGTGGCCCACCGCCGGGTAAGAAGTTTGGGAACCCCGGGGACCGTCTACGAAAGAAGAGGTGGGACCTGGAGGAGCTTCCCAAATTTGAGAAGAACTTCTACAATGAGCACCCTGAAGTGCAGCGAATGAGCCAG TATGATCTTGAGGAGTTCCGCAGGAAGAAAGAAATCACCATTCGAGGTTCAGGCTGCCCGAAGCCTGTCTCCACCTTCCACCAGGCGCATTTTCCCC AGTACGTAATGGATGTGCTGATGCAGCAGAACTTCAAGGAGCCCACAGCCATTCAGGCACAAGGTTTCCCACTGGCCCTTAGTGGGAGAGACATGGTGGGCATTGCTCAGACTGGCTCTGGGAAGACCTTATCG taTCTTCTGCCTGCAATTGTGCACATCAACCATCAGCCCTACCTGGAGCGAGGAGATGGACCCATT tGTTTGGTTCTGGCCCCCACAAGAGAACTGGCACAGCAGGTCCAGCAGGTGGCACATGACTATGGAAAGTCATCACGCATCAAAACCACTTGTGTGTATGGGGGGGCTCCCAAGGGACCACAAATCCGAGACctggagagag GTGTTGAGATCTGCATCGCCACTCCAGGTCGTTTGATTGACTTCCTCGAGGCTGGAAAGACCAATCTGCAGCGCTGCACATATCTAGTTCTGGATGAAGCTGACCGCATGCTGGACATGGGCTTTGAACCACAGATCCGCAAAATTGTGGATCAGATTCGG CCGGACAGACAGACCCTCATGTGGAGTGCTACCTGGCCCAAAGATGTTCGCCAGCTGGCAGAGGACTTCCTGAAAGACTATGTCCAGATTAACGTTGGAGCGCTGGAGCTCAGCGCCAACCACAACATCCTGCAGATAGTTGATGTCTGTATGGAGAATGAGAAGGACCAGAA GTTGATCCAACTGATGGAGGAAATCATGGCTGAGAAAGAGAACAAGACCATCATATTTGTGGAGACCAAGAAGAGATGTGATGACCTCACACGCAGAATGAGACGTGATGG gTGGCCAGCGATGTGTATTCATGGCGACAAGAGCCAGCCAGAGAGAGACTGGGTGTTGACAG AGTTTCGTAGCGGCAAAGCTCCCATCCTCATCGCTACTGATGTGGCCTCACGTGGTTTGG ATGTGGAGGATGTCAAGTTTGTCATCAATTATGATTATCCCAACTCATCGGAGGACTACATCCATCGCATCGGCCGAACAGCCCGCAGCACCAACAAAGGCACCGCCTACACCTTCTTCACTCCAGGGAACCTCCGCCAGGCCCGAGAGCTGATCCGGGTGCTGGAGGAGGCCCGGCAGGCCATCAATCCCAAACTGCTGCAGATGGTGGACACTGGACGtggaggaggcggtggag GTGGCCGTCTCCGTTTCCGTGCCACCTCCAATTCTAACAATCCCAACCTGATGTACCAGGACGAGTGTGAGCAGAGAATGCGTTCTGTaagtggcggcggcggcggctccaAGGAAagtcgcagcagcagcagcaactacAGTCGCGACAATCGAGACAGTCGCAGTGGAAGCGGCCGGGACGGGGaccgctcttcctcctcctcctcctcctcatacaGAGATCGCAGCAGCAGGGATGGAGGACGCAGCTCCAGCTCCAACTCATATGACCAgaaccagaacaacaacaacagcagctccagGAACGCCTCTGGCTCAGGGGACAGCCCCACTCCATCATCGGCTCCCAAGCCTCTGATGGCCCAGCAGTTCAACCCCCCCCAGCCCATCATGGGCCTGATGGGGCACTCGCCTTTCCAGtttgctcctccacctccccctcctaCACCAGGTAGAAAGTAA
- the LOC117766256 gene encoding transmembrane protein 184B-like isoform X2: MSQLWQRDIPLSERLGNESPVGLAPGSPATVAPQGSNSSSVPVAPVVTPETPFFLMTSTAQTISGFFVWTALLITCHQIYMHLRYYSSPNEQRHIVRILFIVPIYAFDSWLSLLFFTNEEYYVYFDTVRDCYEAFVIYNFLSLCYEYLGGESAIMAEIRGKPIESSCMYGTCCLWGKTYSIGFLRFCKQATLQFCVVKPLVAVITVVLQAFGKYKDGDFNVASGYLYVTIIYNISVSLSLYALFLFYFATRDLLVPYNPVLKFFMVKSVIFLSFWQGMLLAILEKCGAIPQINSADFSVGEGTVAAGYQNFIICIEMFFAAVALRHAFTYKVYMDKRLDSYGRCAPMKSISSSLKETMNPGDMVQDAIHNFSPAYQQYTQQSTLERSGGPPLSRSHSSLSTRGDNEKTLLLSSDDEF, translated from the exons ATGAGTCAACTCTGGCAGCGGGACATACCCCTGTCCGAGAGGTTGGGGAATGAGTCTCCCGTTGGCCTCGCCCCGGGGTCGCCCGCCACTGTGGCCCCACAAGGATCCAACTCCTCTTCGGTACCAGTGGCCCCAGTCGTCACACCAGAAACGCCATTTTTCCTCATGACCTCCACTGCCCAAACTATATCCGGCTTTTTCGTTTGGACGGCTCTTCTAATCACATGTCACCAG ATCTACATGCACCTACGTTACTACAGCTCTCCAAATGAACAGAGGCACATCGTGAGGATCCTGTTCATAGTCCCCATCTACGCCTTCGACTCCTGGCTCAGCCTCCTTTTCTTCACCAATGAGGAGTACTACGTTTACTTTGACACAGTGCGAGACTGCTACGAAG CCTTTGTCATCTACAACTTCCTGAGTCTGTGTTATGAGTATCTGGGAGGAGAGAGTGCCATCATGGCTGAGATCAGAGGGAAACCTATTGA GTCGAGTTGTATGTATGGGACCTGTTGCCTGTGGGGAAAGACCTACTCCATCGGTTTCCTCAGGTTTTGCAAACAG GCCACTCTCCAGTTCTGTGTGGTGAAACCCCTGGTGGCAGTGATCACTGTCGTTCTTCAAGCCTTTGGGAAATACAAAGATGGAGACTTCAA tgtggCTAGCGGCTACCTGTATGTGACCATCATCTACAACATCTCCGTCAGCCTGTCGCTCTacgctctcttcctcttctactTTGCCACACGTGACCTGCTTGTCCCGTACAACCCCGTGCTGAAGTTCTTCATGGTCAAGTCAGtcatctttctttccttttggcaag GGATGCTGCTGGCCATCCTGGAGAAGTGCGGCGCCATCCCTCAGATCAACTCTGCCGACTTCTCAGTGGGCGAGGGAACGGTTGCTGCTGGTTACCAAAACTTCATCATCTGTATCGAGATGTTCTTTGCTGCTGTGGCTCTGCGCCATGCCTTCACTTACAAAGTCTACATGGATAAAAGACTGGACTCATATG gTCGCTGTGCCCCAATGAAGAGCATCTCCAGCAGCCTGAAGGAGACCATGAATCCAGGCGACATGGTCCAGGACGCCATCCACAACTTCTCTCCAGCTTATCAACAGTACACCCAGCAGTCCACGTTGGAGCGAAGTGGGGGGCCACCCCTCTCCCGCAGCCACAGTAGCCTCAGCACCCGCGGGGATAATGAAAAGACCCTGCTGCTCAGCTCAGACGACGAGTTCTAA
- the LOC117766256 gene encoding transmembrane protein 184B-like isoform X1: MSQLWQRDIPLSERLGNESPVGLAPGSPATVAPQGSNSSSVPVAPVVTPETPFFLMTSTAQTISGFFVWTALLITCHQIYMHLRYYSSPNEQRHIVRILFIVPIYAFDSWLSLLFFTNEEYYVYFDTVRDCYEAFVIYNFLSLCYEYLGGESAIMAEIRGKPIESSCMYGTCCLWGKTYSIGFLRFCKQATLQFCVVKPLVAVITVVLQAFGKYKDGDFNVASGYLYVTIIYNISVSLSLYALFLFYFATRDLLVPYNPVLKFFMVKSVIFLSFWQGMLLAILEKCGAIPQINSADFSVGEGTVAAGYQNFIICIEMFFAAVALRHAFTYKVYMDKRLDSYGSFPIYGQYGRCAPMKSISSSLKETMNPGDMVQDAIHNFSPAYQQYTQQSTLERSGGPPLSRSHSSLSTRGDNEKTLLLSSDDEF, translated from the exons ATGAGTCAACTCTGGCAGCGGGACATACCCCTGTCCGAGAGGTTGGGGAATGAGTCTCCCGTTGGCCTCGCCCCGGGGTCGCCCGCCACTGTGGCCCCACAAGGATCCAACTCCTCTTCGGTACCAGTGGCCCCAGTCGTCACACCAGAAACGCCATTTTTCCTCATGACCTCCACTGCCCAAACTATATCCGGCTTTTTCGTTTGGACGGCTCTTCTAATCACATGTCACCAG ATCTACATGCACCTACGTTACTACAGCTCTCCAAATGAACAGAGGCACATCGTGAGGATCCTGTTCATAGTCCCCATCTACGCCTTCGACTCCTGGCTCAGCCTCCTTTTCTTCACCAATGAGGAGTACTACGTTTACTTTGACACAGTGCGAGACTGCTACGAAG CCTTTGTCATCTACAACTTCCTGAGTCTGTGTTATGAGTATCTGGGAGGAGAGAGTGCCATCATGGCTGAGATCAGAGGGAAACCTATTGA GTCGAGTTGTATGTATGGGACCTGTTGCCTGTGGGGAAAGACCTACTCCATCGGTTTCCTCAGGTTTTGCAAACAG GCCACTCTCCAGTTCTGTGTGGTGAAACCCCTGGTGGCAGTGATCACTGTCGTTCTTCAAGCCTTTGGGAAATACAAAGATGGAGACTTCAA tgtggCTAGCGGCTACCTGTATGTGACCATCATCTACAACATCTCCGTCAGCCTGTCGCTCTacgctctcttcctcttctactTTGCCACACGTGACCTGCTTGTCCCGTACAACCCCGTGCTGAAGTTCTTCATGGTCAAGTCAGtcatctttctttccttttggcaag GGATGCTGCTGGCCATCCTGGAGAAGTGCGGCGCCATCCCTCAGATCAACTCTGCCGACTTCTCAGTGGGCGAGGGAACGGTTGCTGCTGGTTACCAAAACTTCATCATCTGTATCGAGATGTTCTTTGCTGCTGTGGCTCTGCGCCATGCCTTCACTTACAAAGTCTACATGGATAAAAGACTGGACTCATATG GCTCATTTCCTATCTATGGACAGTACG gTCGCTGTGCCCCAATGAAGAGCATCTCCAGCAGCCTGAAGGAGACCATGAATCCAGGCGACATGGTCCAGGACGCCATCCACAACTTCTCTCCAGCTTATCAACAGTACACCCAGCAGTCCACGTTGGAGCGAAGTGGGGGGCCACCCCTCTCCCGCAGCCACAGTAGCCTCAGCACCCGCGGGGATAATGAAAAGACCCTGCTGCTCAGCTCAGACGACGAGTTCTAA
- the LOC117766238 gene encoding probable ATP-dependent RNA helicase DDX17 isoform X1: MRGSCGDRDRDRGRDRGSPRFGSSRGGPPPGKKFGNPGDRLRKKRWDLEELPKFEKNFYNEHPEVQRMSQYDLEEFRRKKEITIRGSGCPKPVSTFHQAHFPQYVMDVLMQQNFKEPTAIQAQGFPLALSGRDMVGIAQTGSGKTLSYLLPAIVHINHQPYLERGDGPICLVLAPTRELAQQVQQVAHDYGKSSRIKTTCVYGGAPKGPQIRDLERGVEICIATPGRLIDFLEAGKTNLQRCTYLVLDEADRMLDMGFEPQIRKIVDQIRPDRQTLMWSATWPKDVRQLAEDFLKDYVQINVGALELSANHNILQIVDVCMENEKDQKLIQLMEEIMAEKENKTIIFVETKKRCDDLTRRMRRDGWPAMCIHGDKSQPERDWVLTEFRSGKAPILIATDVASRGLDVEDVKFVINYDYPNSSEDYIHRIGRTARSTNKGTAYTFFTPGNLRQARELIRVLEEARQAINPKLLQMVDTGRGGGGGGGRLRFRATSNSNNPNLMYQDECEQRMRSVSGGGGGSKESRSSSSNYSRDNRDSRSGSGRDGDRSSSSSSSSYRDRSSRDGGRSSSSNSYDQNQNNNNSSSRNASGSGDSPTPSSAPKPLMAQQFNPPQPIMGLMGHSPFQFAPPPPPPTPGRK; encoded by the exons ATGAGAGGCTCGTGCGGGGACAGAGACCGAGACCGCGGCCGTGACAGGGG CAGCCCTCGTTTCGGGTCCAGCAGAGGTGGCCCACCGCCGGGTAAGAAGTTTGGGAACCCCGGGGACCGTCTACGAAAGAAGAGGTGGGACCTGGAGGAGCTTCCCAAATTTGAGAAGAACTTCTACAATGAGCACCCTGAAGTGCAGCGAATGAGCCAG TATGATCTTGAGGAGTTCCGCAGGAAGAAAGAAATCACCATTCGAGGTTCAGGCTGCCCGAAGCCTGTCTCCACCTTCCACCAGGCGCATTTTCCCC AGTACGTAATGGATGTGCTGATGCAGCAGAACTTCAAGGAGCCCACAGCCATTCAGGCACAAGGTTTCCCACTGGCCCTTAGTGGGAGAGACATGGTGGGCATTGCTCAGACTGGCTCTGGGAAGACCTTATCG taTCTTCTGCCTGCAATTGTGCACATCAACCATCAGCCCTACCTGGAGCGAGGAGATGGACCCATT tGTTTGGTTCTGGCCCCCACAAGAGAACTGGCACAGCAGGTCCAGCAGGTGGCACATGACTATGGAAAGTCATCACGCATCAAAACCACTTGTGTGTATGGGGGGGCTCCCAAGGGACCACAAATCCGAGACctggagagag GTGTTGAGATCTGCATCGCCACTCCAGGTCGTTTGATTGACTTCCTCGAGGCTGGAAAGACCAATCTGCAGCGCTGCACATATCTAGTTCTGGATGAAGCTGACCGCATGCTGGACATGGGCTTTGAACCACAGATCCGCAAAATTGTGGATCAGATTCGG CCGGACAGACAGACCCTCATGTGGAGTGCTACCTGGCCCAAAGATGTTCGCCAGCTGGCAGAGGACTTCCTGAAAGACTATGTCCAGATTAACGTTGGAGCGCTGGAGCTCAGCGCCAACCACAACATCCTGCAGATAGTTGATGTCTGTATGGAGAATGAGAAGGACCAGAA GTTGATCCAACTGATGGAGGAAATCATGGCTGAGAAAGAGAACAAGACCATCATATTTGTGGAGACCAAGAAGAGATGTGATGACCTCACACGCAGAATGAGACGTGATGG gTGGCCAGCGATGTGTATTCATGGCGACAAGAGCCAGCCAGAGAGAGACTGGGTGTTGACAG AGTTTCGTAGCGGCAAAGCTCCCATCCTCATCGCTACTGATGTGGCCTCACGTGGTTTGG ATGTGGAGGATGTCAAGTTTGTCATCAATTATGATTATCCCAACTCATCGGAGGACTACATCCATCGCATCGGCCGAACAGCCCGCAGCACCAACAAAGGCACCGCCTACACCTTCTTCACTCCAGGGAACCTCCGCCAGGCCCGAGAGCTGATCCGGGTGCTGGAGGAGGCCCGGCAGGCCATCAATCCCAAACTGCTGCAGATGGTGGACACTGGACGtggaggaggcggtggag GTGGCCGTCTCCGTTTCCGTGCCACCTCCAATTCTAACAATCCCAACCTGATGTACCAGGACGAGTGTGAGCAGAGAATGCGTTCTGTaagtggcggcggcggcggctccaAGGAAagtcgcagcagcagcagcaactacAGTCGCGACAATCGAGACAGTCGCAGTGGAAGCGGCCGGGACGGGGaccgctcttcctcctcctcctcctcctcatacaGAGATCGCAGCAGCAGGGATGGAGGACGCAGCTCCAGCTCCAACTCATATGACCAgaaccagaacaacaacaacagcagctccagGAACGCCTCTGGCTCAGGGGACAGCCCCACTCCATCATCGGCTCCCAAGCCTCTGATGGCCCAGCAGTTCAACCCCCCCCAGCCCATCATGGGCCTGATGGGGCACTCGCCTTTCCAGtttgctcctccacctccccctcctaCACCAGGTAGAAAGTAA